The Argentina anserina chromosome 5, drPotAnse1.1, whole genome shotgun sequence genome includes the window AATATGTTGAAATTGAAGGAGGAATTTGACTATAAAAGTTTATCAAGAAGActagatatacaattggacaAACTTAGTGCAGAACATGAAAGAAAGCAGAAAGCATTTGAGGATGAGATTGAAAGAATAGCTACGGAAGCACAAAATCAGATCTCAGAGGTTGAAAAGAACTATGCAGATGCACTTGAGGCAAGTTTCTGTTTCAATCTCTAGAAAGTTGACATTACAGTTATGCAGTTAGAAATTCTATATTACTTATTCAAAATTGTTCCGTAACTTATTGTTTCAGATTAATATATGgccttatttaaatttttgaagcaacagaaaaaatatatattttatcctGCTTATGTTGAGTGTGTAAATTTGATTATGCTTATTGAACTCCTAGTACTTCTTCCATGTAGAAGGAAAGAGTGAAATATCAGAAAGACTACATGGAATCAATTAAAAAGCTTGAAGAGCAGTTGGTAATGAATCAGCCAAAGCATGACTTTGAAAAAGTCACAAATGGACTCAAGGATGATGGATCTAATGTGACCTCGAGCAAAGAGGTATAACTCTTCACTTCGCTCTTGATAGTGATAGCAGTGCTCACCTTTTTCCTTATGGGAAGTCTTGTCATTGGGATGGCATGGGTATTGTTGGTACTCACCCACATGAGTTTTGATTAGCCCTTCTTTAATTTGTGGCTTTAAACATGTTTCTTGAATTTTTATCTATTGCATGTGGGGTAGTAACAGAAACATCATGCATTTTATCAAGGTCAAAAATTAAACTTTGTGGACAGTTGGTGATTGGTATACCTTCTGTGTCTTATAATGATTGCTTGCTCATTCTCTTCTTTTGTCATTTTAAGCACGAGGTTTTCTTGGTTTCCATGAGGCTTTCATGTTAAGTTCTCCGATCAGTCAAGTACTGGTCCCTTAATTGAAatgattttttctttattgCCCATGCCAGACCTTGTTTTCCGTTACATATCGTGTTGAGGAGTACACCTAACAAGTTTATCATACATAGATTTGCAGGTTGCATATCCAGGAAATCGATGACTTAAGAAGATTGCTCCAGCGAGAGACAAGTCTTAGGAAGGCTGCTGAAGAGGAAACCAGTAATGTTAAGAGTCAACTAACTCAATGGAAAAGGTCAGAGGTGCGTTTTATCACCAGCTTAATGATTCTGATATGTTACCATCGAGCCGATCTTTGAAATCCTGCGGATGTTACATAGAGAAATTCTTTTGATGTGGTAGGCAGCTGGAAATTCAGAGATCTTAAAGCTTCGTAAGATGCTGGAAGATGAGGCACATCAAAAAGAGAAACTTGAAGGAGAAATAGTAACACTTCACAGTCGGTTGTTGCAAATGAGCTTTGATGCTGATGAGGTATGCTATATGTAAAGTTTGTAACTGTTGTTGGGGTAATCTATTTCTGATTGTTGGAAATTCCATGGTTTCTACTGTCCTGAATTGTGCATTATCACGCATATGCTCTTGCAGTCAAGTAGACAACTTGATAGGAGTGGGCCTGGAAAAGTTAGTGGTCTTGACTCCCTCATGACTCAAGTTAGGCATCTACAGCACAAGGATTCGGGAAATGAGGACAAAGCCTCAATAGCAAAAATCTTTGAACAAGGTTGCAGTTGGCTCTTTTTCTCACGTATTTCCAACTTTATGCTGTATTACATAACATTTATCAATTCCTTTTTTCATCTATTTTTCTTGTCTTCAACTAATGGCATTTTATACTGATAGTGGGATTGCAAAAGATTTTGTCATTACTTGAAGCTGAAGACAATGATGTGCGAATTCATGCCGTTAAAGTTGTAGCAAATCTTGCTGCTGAAggtgttttcatttcttaatCTTGTTCATCTTCCTTGCCTTACTGCTGCCGCTTGTCTGTGAAGTTCTCAAATATATACCAGTATGTTACTGATATTACCTGTTGCATATTAGTTTTTTAAGAACATCTCTTCATTTGTTTAATCTAGAGAGTAATTGCATAGTTATACTTGAAGTAGCCTCGCATTCAGTTTTAAAGGACCACCCTATAGCACAAGATCTGTGCAAGtgagagaaagaaaataaaaggaatTAGCACGACTGATTTCTTAGTATGTTGCAAGAGATGCTGACTAGTGTCTAGTGAACACGCTACAGGTATTTTGGCTCTAAGTATTGATAGATTGGCGTGAGTATAATTTATGCTGATAATCCCAATCGTTTTGGATATAAAAAGATTCAGGTAGCCAGCATCAATTTTCAATAGCTTGGCTATGTAAAATTTAATATGTATGTGCTGTTTCATGGTCCAACTATCACTTTTAGTCCTCAGTAAATGGCAAGTATTGTTATATGAATAAATAGGTAAAGACtgataaattattttatgtggtGAGACTGAGTTCATCTGTTATCTATATTTGCTTTAATGCTAACATCCCCATAATTATCAGAAGCAAATCAGGAGAAAATTGTAGAAGCTGGTGGTCTCACATCCTTGTTGATGTTACTCAAAACCTCTGATGATGAAACTATACATAGAGTTGCGGCAGGTGCAATTGCAAATTTAGCAATGAATGGTAAAAATAATGATGCCTATTTCATGATTCTTCATAGATATTGCAAATATTGGCTGTTTTAATTAGTTATTTAATTTGGCTTTGAACTCAGAAACCAACCAGGAGCTAATAATGAATCAAGGGGGAATTAGTTTGTTATCTATGACAGCAGCCAATGGTGAAGATCCGCAAACGCTTCGAATGGTTGCTGGAGCCATTGCTAACCTTTGCGGAAATGGTAAGCTTTCTAGCCATTTTGAGGTTCATTTCTTCAACATTTGTTTACTAGATGACAGCAACTTGCAAGAAGTTCTAAATGAGTTCGAGTAAATCTTATGAAATCTTACTCCTTACAATtagatgaaaatgaaaatgtagaCTTAAGCAACAGAGTAGTCACAGTACCGGCTGAACCAGAATTAGCTGTTTATCATAATTCTCTTGTGAGCAACTTACTTTGCACTTTTATCTATTGTGGTTCTGATTAATTCTGTGTCTGGGTCACTACCAAAAAACGAACTAATTCTCTATAGAAGATAGAAGAGGGAGAAACGAAGGAGGAAAAACTACAGAGAAGCTGGGATTTCATTTTAAACTTCTATGCTCCAGTCTGAAGTAAATTTACACTCTGGCCTAATTTCAAACAGTCAAACGTAATATgtatctaaaaaaaaaaaagaatcagaCATAATAAAGCCTCTACCGCTTCAATTACAAGTATTGTCTTGAATTAAATACTTAAATCTTATTGTCAAATGGTTCGAATCCTTAATCAGCCCAAGccacaataatatccttaaTCACCTCATGTGTTAAACATAGGATCTCCATTCTTCAGCAGGGCATTACTCTATCTATGTTCCACATGAAAAATCATTTATGTTGGTATATTCTGCTGTCACTAACACCAATGAAATTGCATTGTTCAGATAAATTACAGAGCAAGCTAAGGGCTGAAGGTGGGATTAAGGCATTGCTAGGAATGGTCGGATGTGGGCATCCAGATGTTCTTGCACAAGTTGCTCGTGGGATTGCAAATTTTGCAAAATGTGAGTCTAGGGCATCTACAcaaggtaaaattttgcaAAATGCGAGTCTAGGGCATCCAGATGTTGTTGTGCGGTTTTCTTCAAGTGTACTGTGCCTATCAAATTGGGGACTTATTAGTTCCATAGAAACGGACAGTCTAATTATCCTTTGGTTTGAGTTAAAAAGATTGTTTATATATAGGGACCAAAAATGGAAAGTCTCTTTTGATTGAGGACGGTGcactttcatggattgttcagAATGCTAATAATGAAGCCTCACCAATCAGGCGGCATATTGAGCTAGCACTGTGCCACTTAGCGCAACATGGTAAACTTTTGTTCCTCTTTCTTGTTTCCCACCTTAAATTCTAGTAATCTGTAGACAGTTTGCTGAAATATAAGACTTCTCTATGTTTCAGAAACAAATGCAAAAGACATGATCAGTGGTGGTGCCTTGTGGGAGCTTGTTCGCATTTCACGCGACTGCTCACGCGAAGACATAAGAACTCTTGCATATCGAACACTAACTTCTAGCCCCACCTTCCAAGGTGAACTGAAGCGGCTGCAGATAGATAACTAAAGAGTTGTGAAATGATGGAACTGATATGAAGGTATGGAAGATTCACAAAAGTATTTGCTTGATCTAATCTCAAGCATGAGATTTGATTCTTGCAGCACCAACAGAACGAATGCTTGCAACTCAGAGTTCTAGTTCCTGAGGTAGTCACCATACTGACGGCGATGCCTTCGTTTAGTACTAATGCTTAGTTGAAGTCTTCACAAAAACCCCTAATTcctttttcatttgatatcatCAAATTACGTTTTCTCAATCCATCAGTGCTTCAAATTAGTTTGTACATTGATTTGTATAAACAAATAGGAGATTGAACTAACTATTTTGTACCTCGTTGTAAATGAAATGTAATCGTCTTGCTGCTGGTGCTGAAACTATGACAACCTTTGAATGCCATCCTGGAAGTTAGGACTGGTGCACAGGTGCACAAACATGAAGACAAAGGCTTTTTGTATTTAAACAAGTTTTACTTTCCCAATGAATGTAGGAAATTAAAGGTTCCTACTTCCTCGGTCTCAACAGAACCCTGCACGAGAGCCAATGTTATCAAACTCAactcaagaaaatgaaagccAATGTTAAATAAGTGTAAAGTTTAACTAGAGATATAAGTGTCGCCTCTTTTCTCCCTGCTAGGGTTTCCCCTCGAGCAGGTGGCGGTCGTGACTTCTCCTCGACTTCTGGTCGATGGTGGGTTATCCAGATCGTATTGGCAGCATGGGTAGGCTTTGGTGCGGTTCGACTGCACAAAACCGGCCTCTAGTTTGTGGTTTTGGTTGGGGGTGACGGTGGCGGATTTGTCAGATCTAGTTCATCGGATCTTGGTGGAGGATAGATTTGGGGTTGGAGATCAAAGCTGCTCGGGGGTCATAAGCTCTTGGGTTGGTGGTCGATGCTTTGGTCCTAGGAGCAAAGGTTTGGCGGCGCAAGTTCCTTCACGGAGGAGCTTGACATACGGTAAGTTTCAAGGGCGGCGAAGGATCCTCGCTATGGCGGAGATTTAGGTTCGTGTTGCGGTGGTGGTCAACGATTGAGGTTGGCATCGACGTCTTTAGTGGTGGAAGGAGGAAGGCCACACGAGGCCAGGCTTGGGCTGAGGGTTTGGCTCGGATCTAGGTCTTCTGGATCTGGTCGAGGCCGAGGCCATTGAGCCTGGGTCATGGGTTAGATTTGTGGCAGCATATAGGCCTATCTGAGCTGAGTTTGGTCCTGTGTTTTTGGGCCCAGGTTTGGGTTTGGCGTAGATTAGGTTGTTTATTTTCATTCAGGAAATTTTGATATAATAGTGAATAAACATATGTTATGTACCAACTATGGGTTCTCTAATGACCTCTTGTCTATCCATAACATGATAGCGGAATGGTATGCAATGACTATTCTAACCTAATCTAATTTATAAAATCGGTacgattttctttaaaaaaaaaaaaatgaaagccaATGTCTAAGCGCGCAATGCCGCAATGTTCCATGACTTCCATCCGCAATTACACAAATCATGAAGGATGAAACAAATCAGATGGATTTGAGAACGCAAGTAAAAGATCTACAGATCTACTAACGCATATGTCCAGTTCATTTAGAAATGAATTCTTACCAGACTaagatttgttttcttttcaagtttaatgtCTCCAACCAAGCTAGGTGGGCATGGACCCAAATCACCCAATGCACTCAAAATTCTGTAGGAGA containing:
- the LOC126796327 gene encoding kinesin-like protein KIN-UA isoform X1, whose amino-acid sequence is MATTQRGSFKMERPLSLHSNPKPSVKSKSLLPPRRNSIGSIGGGAAGAASKDNTGVPGRVRVAVRLRPHNTDEMIADADFADIVELQPELKRLKLRRNNWDLDTYEFDEVLTEFASQKRVYEVVAKPVVESVLEGYNGTVMAYGQTGTGKTYTLGRLGEEDTAVRGIMVRAMEDILADVSLDSDSLSVSYLQLYMETIHDLLDPANDSISIVEDPKTGDVSLPGASLVEIRDQKSFVELLRLGEAHRFATNTKLNTESSRSHAILMVHVKKSVKGRDSALSNQNVNNSHNFKSQKPPVVRKSKLVVVDLAGSERIDKSGSEGHTLEEAKAINLSLSALGKCINALAENSVHIPVRDSKLTRLLRDSFGGTARTSLVVTIGPSPRHRGETASTIMFGQRAMKVENMLKLKEEFDYKSLSRRLDIQLDKLSAEHERKQKAFEDEIERIATEAQNQISEVEKNYADALEKERVKYQKDYMESIKKLEEQLVMNQPKHDFEKVTNGLKDDGSNVTSSKEICRLHIQEIDDLRRLLQRETSLRKAAEEETSNVKSQLTQWKRSEAAGNSEILKLRKMLEDEAHQKEKLEGEIVTLHSRLLQMSFDADESSRQLDRSGPGKVSGLDSLMTQVRHLQHKDSGNEDKASIAKIFEQVGLQKILSLLEAEDNDVRIHAVKVVANLAAEEANQEKIVEAGGLTSLLMLLKTSDDETIHRVAAGAIANLAMNETNQELIMNQGGISLLSMTAANGEDPQTLRMVAGAIANLCGNDKLQSKLRAEGGIKALLGMVGCGHPDVLAQVARGIANFAKCESRASTQGTKNGKSLLIEDGALSWIVQNANNEASPIRRHIELALCHLAQHETNAKDMISGGALWELVRISRDCSREDIRTLAYRTLTSSPTFQGELKRLQIDN
- the LOC126796327 gene encoding kinesin-like protein KIN-UA isoform X2, producing the protein MYLWTLILCQSPTFSQLYMETIHDLLDPANDSISIVEDPKTGDVSLPGASLVEIRDQKSFVELLRLGEAHRFATNTKLNTESSRSHAILMVHVKKSVKGRDSALSNQNVNNSHNFKSQKPPVVRKSKLVVVDLAGSERIDKSGSEGHTLEEAKAINLSLSALGKCINALAENSVHIPVRDSKLTRLLRDSFGGTARTSLVVTIGPSPRHRGETASTIMFGQRAMKVENMLKLKEEFDYKSLSRRLDIQLDKLSAEHERKQKAFEDEIERIATEAQNQISEVEKNYADALEKERVKYQKDYMESIKKLEEQLVMNQPKHDFEKVTNGLKDDGSNVTSSKEICRLHIQEIDDLRRLLQRETSLRKAAEEETSNVKSQLTQWKRSEAAGNSEILKLRKMLEDEAHQKEKLEGEIVTLHSRLLQMSFDADESSRQLDRSGPGKVSGLDSLMTQVRHLQHKDSGNEDKASIAKIFEQVGLQKILSLLEAEDNDVRIHAVKVVANLAAEEANQEKIVEAGGLTSLLMLLKTSDDETIHRVAAGAIANLAMNETNQELIMNQGGISLLSMTAANGEDPQTLRMVAGAIANLCGNDKLQSKLRAEGGIKALLGMVGCGHPDVLAQVARGIANFAKCESRASTQGTKNGKSLLIEDGALSWIVQNANNEASPIRRHIELALCHLAQHETNAKDMISGGALWELVRISRDCSREDIRTLAYRTLTSSPTFQGELKRLQIDN